The genomic DNA GAATCGCCCAGCACGGGCAACAGCTTCACGTCGCGCGCGAACTGCAGGCCGGTGGACAGCGCCTTCATGGCTTCGGCCGCCACCTCCTGCGGATCGCGGTAGAGGTCATTGCCCGCCTGGGGCCGCGCGAACTGGCGGCCGAACTCGGCCTTGGCCTCCCAGGCCTGCGCCACGTCGCGCGAGATCGCGGCAATGTTGGCCGACACGGCGCGGGCATAGCCGCAGGCGTAGCCGAAGGTCGGCGCGGCGGTCTGCGTGAGCGCTGCCGGTTCGCCGTACAGCACGAATTCCAGCGCCGGCAGGCCCTGCACCGCCACGCTGCGGCCCGCCAGCGCGCCCGGCTTGAGCAGTTCGGCGTCCTGCGCGGCGATCAAGGCCTGCACCTGCCGGGGCATCACGCCCCGGGTATCGGGCCAGAATGCCAGGCGTTCATAACGATTGGCCTGCACCAGGGGACCGAAACGCAATGGTTCGAGCCGCGCCCACGCCAGCGCCAGGCCGGCGAAGGCGGCTTCCACGCGCTTGGCGCCGTCCGCGTCCGGCTTGCCGCACCACTGGCCCAGCGCGCCTTCCAGGTCGGTGGCAGCCGCGACCATGCCGGCGGCCGCCGGCCGCGCGTAGCCCTGCGCCAGGCGCTCACCCAGGTCGGCGGGCAGTTCGGCGCCCGCGGCCAGCGGCCAGGCCAGCGCCAGCGCGGCGGCCAGGGTCCGGGCCGGCGCGCGCCAGCGTGCAACAAAGATAGCCATTACAGCGACTCCAGGAAACGGATCAGGTCGGCGCGTTCTTCGGGCGTCATCGCCACCACGCGATCGCGCGCCGGCTGGCCGGCGCCGCCGTGCCACAGCACCGCTTCCAGCAGCGTGCGGGCGCGGCCGTCGTGCAGCCAGGTAGCGTTGGGATTGACGGTCCGGGTCAGGCCGATGCCCCACAGCGGCGGCGTGCGCCATTCGCGGCCATTGGCCGAGCCGTCGGACACGCCGTCGGCCAGGTCATCGCCCATGTCATGCACCAGCATGTCGGTGTACGGCCAGATCAGCTGGAAGCGGTGCTCGGCCTGTTTCGCATCGCGGCTGGTGACGTACTTGGGCACATGGCAGGCGACGCAGTTGGCCTCGTAGAACAGCTTCTTGCCGGCCAGCACGCGGGCGTCGTCGGCGTCGCGCCGCTGCGGCACCGCCAGGTTGGTGGAATAGGTGGTGACGAAGTCCATCAGCTTGGCCGGCACTTCCTCGGGGCCGAAACGCGGTTGCGCGCCGTGCGGCATCTCCAGGCACTGGGGTTGCGCCGGCGTACAGTCGCCGTGGTGATTGGGGAACAGCGGCGTCGACAGGCCCATGTCGTTGGAGAACGCGGCGGCGCTCTGCTGCTCCACCGTGGGCTGCCCGGCCTTCAGGTTGAAGCGGCCCAGCACGCGCTGGCCGGTGCGCGCGTCGGTCACCCAGTTGGCCTTGCCGACGATGCCGTCGCGCTTGTCGGCGCCGATGTTGGCCAGGATGTCGGCCTGGTGGATCGATTCCAGCAGGCCCAGGCCGATCATCGGCGGCGCCAGGCGCGGCGATATCTGCGTGTCCTTGCGCATCGGACCGTAGCCCAGGTTGTCGATGCGGTAGACCGGCTTCATCAACGTCGCGGTCTCGCCACCGTTGAGCTTGACCGTGACCGGCGTGTATTCGATTTCCATGCGGCCTTCGGCCGGCAGGCCGGCCACGGCGAAGTTCTGCAGCTGCACGCCGTAAACCGGCTCGGGCAGCAGCGCGATCTCGCCCGGCGCCAGCCGCGGATGGCCGCGGTCGGGGCCCTCCGGCACCGCCAGGCGCAGCAGCAGCGCCACCGCGTCGGGACGTTCCAGCGGATCGAAGCCCGGCACCGAGCCGCGCCCGTCCTTGGTATGACAGGCCTGGCACGAACGCGCGTTGAACAGCGGCCCGAGGCCGTCGGAGGCCTGCGTGGACGCCGGCGCGGACACCCAGTCCTTGCGGAACAGGCCGTTGCCGACCTGGAATTCCTGGCGCCGCTCGAAGCTCATGTTGGCCGACGGCTGCGAGAAAATGTCGGCGTTGATGAGCTTGTTGGTGGTGGTGGCGCCCGCCTGCATGGTCTCGAAGGTTTCGGCCTTGGAGAAATCACGGGTCGGCGCGGTGATGGCGAGGACCCGCTTGAGGTCTTCGGCGCTCAGGTCGTCGCGCCCGGCGGGCGCGGTTGGAGCGGCGGCGGCGCCGGCATGGGCCGACGCCGCCAGTACGGCGGCGAATACGAGCTTCACTTGAATACGGCGTCGGGTTTGTCCAGGCTGTCGGAACCTTCGATGGCGACCTTGCCCAGGTCCAGCAGCGCGATCACGCGCTCCAGGCTGCGGGTCTGGTCGACCAGGCGGTCGATGGCGGCCTGCACCACGGCGTTGCCTTCCTTGTTGCCGTCGGCGATCATCTGGTCGTAGGTCTCGACCGTCTCGGCGTGGGTCTTCATGGCCTGCATGGCGGCCACGGTGGCGTCCAGCTTGGCGCGCACTTCCGCGTCCAGCTTCGGATCGCGCGCCTTGACCAGTTCCGACAGGCTGGCGCCCGACACCTGCTTGCCATCGACGCGGGTGTACGCGCCCAGGTAGACGTTGCGGATGCCGATCTGGTTGTAGAAGTGCGAGTTGTGGGTATTGTCCGAGAAGCAGTCGTGCTCTTCCTCGGGATCGTGCAGCATCAGGCCGAGCTTCATGCGCTCGCCGGCCAGTTCGCCGTACGACAGGCTGCCCACGCCGGTCAGCATCGCCACCAGGCCGGCCTTGGGGTCTTCTTCCACGGCCTTGCGCGCGGCGCCGTCCTTCTGCCAATTGCCGACCATCTCTTCCAGGTCGGTCACCAGCAGGTCGGTCACGGCCTTCAGGTAGGCGATGCGGCGTTCGCAGTTGCCGCCGGTGCACTGCTTGACGTCGTAGTCGGTGTGCGGGCGGTTGCCCGAGTGGCGCTCCTGCGGCGTGCCCTTGCGGTCGGCCGGTGCCGGGCCGGTGCCGTTAAGGTCCTGGCCCCACAGCAGGAATTCGATGGCGTGGTAGCCGGTGGCGACGTTGGCCTCGTTGCCGTCGGCCTCGTGCAGCACTTCGGACAGCAGCTTGGGCGTGATCTCGCTGACATCGACGGTCTTGCCGCCTACCGAGATCTTGGAGTTGGCGATGACGTTGACCGCGTAGTAGGCGTTCTCGTCGTTCTCGGTGCCGTAGGAGGCGTCGACGTAGTCGATCAGGCCTTCGTCCAGCGGCCAGGCGTTCACGCGCCCTTCCCAGTCGTCGACGATCGGGTTGCCGAAGCGGAACGCCTCGGTCTGCTGGTACGGCACGCGCGCGTCCAGCCAGGCCCGGCGGGCGGCCTTGAGCGTGTCCGCGCTGGGCTTGGCGACCAGGGCGTTGATGGCCTCGCGCAGCGTCTTGGCGGAGGTCAGCGCGTCTTGATAGCCCGCCAGCGCCAGGTCTGAATAGTTCGCCACCACGGCCTTGGGCTGCGTGGCGGCATGAACCGTTCCCCCGAATGCCGCGACGGCCAGCGCCGCCCCCAACAACAACTTGCGCATCGACTTTCTCCCGTAAATCGGACGAAATCCACCCCGCGGCGGCCCCGTCCACACTTGAATTTGTGGATGCGAGTGTAAACAATTTTCGTTTGTTATTCAGCGAAAAGTCAGATACCTGACGTTTATCCGAACGGAAAAAGCCAGCAAAACCGGGCCGGGGACGAAAAAAAGCCCGGGAGCGGTCCCGGGCTTCCTGCCAGCCAGGCCGGCCGGATGCTCAACGCTGCAACGGCGCCTTGGCGGTTTCCCTGGCGGCCAGCACCGACACGGCGGTCACCACCAGCGCGGCGGCCACGTACAGCGACACCGCCACGGTCGAACTCCACGACTTGAACAGGCTGGCGATGATCAGCGGCGCGAAGCCTCCGCCGACGATGCCGGCCAGCGTGTAGGCCAGCGACGACCCGGCGTAGCGCACCCGGCCCGGGAACTGCTCGGTGATGAAGGCGGCCTGCGGGCCGTACATCATCGCGTGGATCAACAGGCCCACCACCACCGCCGCGCAGATCGCGACCGGATGCGCGGTGTCCATCAGCGTGAAGAACACGAAGGCCCAGACCATGCCCAGCACCGCGCCGGCCACGTACACGGGACGGCGCCCGATCTTGTCCGACAAATGCCCGCACAGCGGCACGGCGATGGCATTGAGCGCCGCGCCCAGCATGGTGGCGCCCAGCGCCAGCGGCCGCGACAGGTGCAGCACGGTGGTCACGTAGGTCAGCGTGAACACCACCACCAGCGCGTACAGCACGTCCGAACCGATGCGCGAGCCGCCGGCCACCAGCAATTGGCGCCAGTGTTGCACCAGCACTTCCTTGATCGGGGTGTTGGCGGTTTCGCGCTTCTGTTCCATTTCCAGGAACACCGGCGTTTCCTCGACCCCGCGGCGCAGCCACAGGCCGAACAGCACCAGCGCCACGCTCGACACGAACGGCACGCGCCAGCCCCAGGCCTGGAATTCCTCGGGCGTGAGCCACAGCGAGATCAGCGCGATGAAGCCGGTGCCGACCAGCGTGCCGCACGACGGGCCGACCTGCGTGAA from Achromobacter xylosoxidans includes the following:
- a CDS encoding di-heme oxidoredictase family protein, with the protein product MKLVFAAVLAASAHAGAAAAPTAPAGRDDLSAEDLKRVLAITAPTRDFSKAETFETMQAGATTTNKLINADIFSQPSANMSFERRQEFQVGNGLFRKDWVSAPASTQASDGLGPLFNARSCQACHTKDGRGSVPGFDPLERPDAVALLLRLAVPEGPDRGHPRLAPGEIALLPEPVYGVQLQNFAVAGLPAEGRMEIEYTPVTVKLNGGETATLMKPVYRIDNLGYGPMRKDTQISPRLAPPMIGLGLLESIHQADILANIGADKRDGIVGKANWVTDARTGQRVLGRFNLKAGQPTVEQQSAAAFSNDMGLSTPLFPNHHGDCTPAQPQCLEMPHGAQPRFGPEEVPAKLMDFVTTYSTNLAVPQRRDADDARVLAGKKLFYEANCVACHVPKYVTSRDAKQAEHRFQLIWPYTDMLVHDMGDDLADGVSDGSANGREWRTPPLWGIGLTRTVNPNATWLHDGRARTLLEAVLWHGGAGQPARDRVVAMTPEERADLIRFLESL
- a CDS encoding MFS transporter, whose product is MAENTLHAPASAHGGAAPDNMKMKKLAMASSVGTTLEWYDFTIYNLMAALVFNAIFFPSFDPLTGTILAFSTYAVGYVSRPLGGFVFGHLGDRLGRKFVLVATLVIMGVSTGLMGMLPTYGTWGVWAPVALVALRFIQGVALGGEWAGAVLLSMEHGKPDQRGRNASFTQVGPSCGTLVGTGFIALISLWLTPEEFQAWGWRVPFVSSVALVLFGLWLRRGVEETPVFLEMEQKRETANTPIKEVLVQHWRQLLVAGGSRIGSDVLYALVVVFTLTYVTTVLHLSRPLALGATMLGAALNAIAVPLCGHLSDKIGRRPVYVAGAVLGMVWAFVFFTLMDTAHPVAICAAVVVGLLIHAMMYGPQAAFITEQFPGRVRYAGSSLAYTLAGIVGGGFAPLIIASLFKSWSSTVAVSLYVAAALVVTAVSVLAARETAKAPLQR
- a CDS encoding imelysin family protein; amino-acid sequence: MAIFVARWRAPARTLAAALALAWPLAAGAELPADLGERLAQGYARPAAAGMVAAATDLEGALGQWCGKPDADGAKRVEAAFAGLALAWARLEPLRFGPLVQANRYERLAFWPDTRGVMPRQVQALIAAQDAELLKPGALAGRSVAVQGLPALEFVLYGEPAALTQTAAPTFGYACGYARAVSANIAAISRDVAQAWEAKAEFGRQFARPQAGNDLYRDPQEVAAEAMKALSTGLQFARDVKLLPVLGDSAGSARPKRAAFWRSGLSTRTLAASLDGLAAFYTAGGYALPKGEDWMPGAVLGELQGAARALREAPAPLEQALADAEGRRLLGLAALTLKNAKAIVDQDLAPALGVTIGFNALDGD
- a CDS encoding imelysin family protein, whose amino-acid sequence is MRKLLLGAALAVAAFGGTVHAATQPKAVVANYSDLALAGYQDALTSAKTLREAINALVAKPSADTLKAARRAWLDARVPYQQTEAFRFGNPIVDDWEGRVNAWPLDEGLIDYVDASYGTENDENAYYAVNVIANSKISVGGKTVDVSEITPKLLSEVLHEADGNEANVATGYHAIEFLLWGQDLNGTGPAPADRKGTPQERHSGNRPHTDYDVKQCTGGNCERRIAYLKAVTDLLVTDLEEMVGNWQKDGAARKAVEEDPKAGLVAMLTGVGSLSYGELAGERMKLGLMLHDPEEEHDCFSDNTHNSHFYNQIGIRNVYLGAYTRVDGKQVSGASLSELVKARDPKLDAEVRAKLDATVAAMQAMKTHAETVETYDQMIADGNKEGNAVVQAAIDRLVDQTRSLERVIALLDLGKVAIEGSDSLDKPDAVFK